The genomic DNA CAAAAGAGTCCTTCAAGAGAACAATCAAAACTATCATAAGGGAGTTTTTTATAAGGAACTCGGAAGAATTTTAGGTAAAGGGTTATTGAATAGCGAAGGAGAATTTTGGAAAAAGCAAAGAAAGCTCATCCAACCCTCCTTCCATAAACAAAGGATCTCAGAGTTTGTAGAGATCATGGCCCAGGAAACTCAAAAGACTTCCGAAAGTTGGAAGAAGGTCTCAAGTCTAGACATTTCCAAAGAGATGATGCGACTAACGTTTGCGATCGTGGGCAGGACCTTATTCAGGACCGAAGTAGAAAGTTACGCCGCAAGGATAGAACATTCTTTAAAAATCGCTTTAGAGCTAGTCACTAAACGGATCACTCGTATTTTTCCATTTCCTTTCAGTTGGCCTACCCCTGAAAACTTAAAACTCAAACGTGCGTTAAAGGATATGCATTCCGTAGTTGATGAGTTGATTGCAGAACGTAAAAAAAATCCCTCTAACGATTTGATCTCCATGCTTCTGGAAGTTCGAGACGAGGAAACTGGCGAGACTATGAGTGAAAGTCAGGTAAGAGATGAAGCAATCACACTTCTTCTTGCAGGACATGAAACAACTGCAAACGCATTATCTTGGGGATTTTATCTTTTGTCTAAACATCCTGAGATTTGTGAAAAAGTCAGAGAAGAAGCAAATAGAGTTTTAGGAGATAAGACTCCTACACTGGAAGATGTTCAAAAATTGACATACACTCGCAAAGTATTGGATGAAGTTTTGAGATTGTATCCTCCTGCTTGGGTGATCGAAAGGACTGCAATGGGTCCGGATCAAGTAGGAGGCTATGATGTGGAGACTGGAACCAATATCTCCATTTGCATTTTTAATATTCATCGAAATCCTGATTTTTGGGAAAATCCTGACAAGTTTGATCCGGATCGTTTTGATGAAGAAAGATCTGCGGATAGACCTAAATATGCATATCTTCCTTTTGGAGGGGGGCCAAGGATCTGTATCGGTAATATTTTTGCATTAACGGAAGCTACACTGATACTAGCAATGTTGGTCAAAAACTACAAATTCCAAACGGACCCAAATCATCCTGTCGTTATGGAACCTTTAGTCACATTAAGACCAAAGTATGGAATTTTATTAAATATAGTTTCCACTTGACTTAGGTCTTTCCTGGCCGGAATCCTTCTACCAGAGGGATTTCGACCATGGAAAAGATGATAAAAAAACGCATCGACCAGGTAAAAGAAAAAGGCCACCAAAGGCTGACAGTTCTTTTGATCCCCCATGGATTCGATAAGTCCTTTCACTTCCAAATTTCCATATTCACCATCTTCTTCTTAGTAGGATTATTGTTTGCGATCGTTGGGATCGCAGTTTTAGGAATTGTTCGTTATAATAATACGAGGATCCAGATTAACGCACTTGCTTCCGTATACGGAAAATATTTCGACGAGTATATCGAATACAGTGAAAAGTTAGGAGATATCCGAGACGACTTCGCAAGTCTGAACGAAAACTTACAAGAAGTTCATTCTTTAGTCGATGGGGAGTCGGATGAGTTACTTAAACTTCCGGATGAGTCTGATTCAGAAGATTTAGCTGCTACCGAATTGAAGGTAGAAGAAGCAGTAGATAAGGATCTAATGCTCGGAAGATCTTATCTTTCTGAAATTTATGGATATCGTTCTGTAAAAGTTTCCATGGAGAAGAACAAGGCTCTTGTAGATTCCGTATTTAACTTTTTGGATTCCAGATATGGTATCATGAATTCTCTTCCATTCGGAGAACCATTATTATCTTATAATTTAACTTCTTATTATGGAATGAGAAGGTCGCCTACTTTCGGATATATGGAGTTCCATGACGGAGTCGATATGGCAAATGTTCCAGGGACGGACATTACTGCGACAGGAGATGGAAGAGTTTATCGTGCAATCTACTCCAATAGAGGATATGGAAACCATATAGTGATCGCTCATGCAAACGGATATTACAGTTTGTATGGCCACTGCACTTCTTTAAAAGTAAGAGAAGGTGAATATGTTCATAAAGGACAGAGGATCGCAACCGTGGGAGCCACGGGAAACGTAACCGGTCCTCACCTTCATTATGAAGTATGGATCGGAGAATCGAATCGCACCGATCCTATGGATTATATGAAAGTAGGTTTCGGCCAATATTAATTTTATATAATCGAATATGCCTAAAAAAGCCCCGGCTAAAAAGACCTCCTCTAAAAAAGCGGAGCCAACCGAAGTATCTAAAAAATTTTCCATAGATCTGCCAAAGGATCTAAAGCAAGCTCAAAAAGAAATGCGCTTGCTGGAAGAGCAAATTCGTCATCATCAATATCTTTACTATGTTAAAAATACTCATAAGATATCCGATTATGAGTTTGATCAGTTGTTCAAGAGACTCCAAGCTTTCGAAGAGACATTCCCGAAATTAGCAGATCCTGCCAGTCCTACTTTAAGTGTTGGTTCCGATTTGGACAAAGATTTCGAGAAGTTTACTCATAAACTTCCGGTTCTTTCTTTGGAAAATACATACAACGAAGAAGAGCTCATGGAATGGGTCCGGAAAACGGGGCCGGATGAGCTGTATTCCGTCGAATGGAAAATCGACGGAGCTTCTCTTATGTTATATTATGAAAATGGAATTCTTGTAAACGGTGTGACTAGAGGTACGGGAGGAATAGGGGACGATGTTACCGAGAATATCCGTACCATTCGTTCTATCCCGCTAAGATTATCCGAGGCTGTCTCCATTTATTTAAGAGGAGAAGTCTATATGAATTTCCTCGATTTTGATGAATTTAACGAAGCCGCCGAAGGGAAATACGCGAATCCTCGGAACCTATCCTCTGGGTCATTGAAACAGAAAAATTCCTCAGAAGTAGCAAAACGACCTCTTAGAATATTTACTTACGATGCTTTTTTCCCGGGTTCCAAGATAAAATTCAAGACCCACCAAGAAGTAATGAAGAAGGCGGAAGATCTCAAGTTTCCCCTTCCACCGGATACTAAATTACTGAAAGGCACGGATATACCTGCTGCAATTAAAGACTTTAAGAAGAAAAAAGAAAAAGTCGGATTTCCTACAGACGGATTAGTGATCAAACTAAACGATCTCGTTAAGAGGGAATCCCTAGGTTATACATCTCATTCTCCTCGTTGGGCTCGTGCTTATAAGTTCGATGCTTTAATGAAAGAAAGTAAGATCGTAGGTATCGATTACGCTGTCGGGAGAACAGGGAAGATCACACCAAGAGCACAAATCGAACCGATCAGCTTAGCGGGAACCACAGTTACATTTGCAACATTACATAACCAAGATTATATCGACGAGTTGGGAGTAGGGATCGGTGCTATAGTACGGATTTCCAAAAGAGGGGAGATCATTCCTGCAGTAGAAGAAGTAGTCACCCCGGGAAAGGAAGTTTTTAAGATCCCGCTTCGTTGTCCTTCCTGCGGCACTAAGACGGAAAAGAAACAGGACTCAGTAGATTATTTTTGCCCGAATCCGGAATGCCCTGACCGAGTCAAGAATGGGATCATATTCTATTGTTCTCGCAAACAAATGGATATAGAAGGTCTCGGTGAGAAACAGGTAGAATTTTTATACGATCAAAAGTATATAAAAGATATCGCGGACCTTTATTCTTTAAAGAACTATAAAGAAAAATTAATGGAAGAAGAAGGATATGGAGAGAAAAGCGTATCCATCATCTTGAACGGGATCGAAGAATCTAAGAAGAAGGATTTTAGATTTGTACTTTCTTCTTTGGGGTTGAGAGAAATAGGGCCAAAGGTTGCGGAACTTCTAACAGAAAATGGATATGATACGATCGACTCTATCATCTCAGCAGCTAAAAATCCGGATACCTTGGAAAATGTCTTAGAAATTCCAGGCATAGGACCTTCTACAATAGAAGCAATCCAAGAGAGTTTTACCGATAAACGAATTCTCTCTCTTATTGATCGTTTGAAAAAGGCCGGACTTAGAATGAAAGCCGATCCGATCGAAAAATCGGACAATCAGCCTTTTGCAGGTCAGCGCTGGTGTGTGTCAGGTTCCTTTGAAAATTTCCAGCCTAGAGATAAAGCAATGGATCTGGTTGTTTATTATGGCGGCAAAAAAGTAGGATCTATCTCTTCTAAAACAACTCATCTTTTGGCAGGACCCGGGGCCGGTTCTAAATTGGACAAAGCACAAGAGTTAGGAGTACAAGTTGTCTCTGAGGATGAGTTTTTAAAAATTCTAAAACAAAACGGGATCAAGATTTAAATCTACTAGATCTCTTATAAAATTATACGTCGCGTATAGTTTTATTATCTTCTCTCTTTTTATATTCTGATCGCTAAAGGATTGAAAATTCACCACTTTCATTACTATAGAACTATGATTCAAAGGAAATGTCCTCAATGTTCCAACATTTTAGAATGCGGAGCGGAGCAAGGAACATGTTGGTGTTTCGATATTCAATTAGATCGGGAAGTTTTAAAGAATATAAGAGAGATGTATGATGACTGCTTATGTAAAAATTGTTTAGCTCGTTTTGAAACGAACGTAGTTAATCAAAATAATTGAATAACTGCCGTACAATTAGTGAACGATAGTTCACTATATTTCAGTTTTTTGGATCTAAATAAAAATCGATTGAAGCATAGATCCTTCAACGTAGAGTTTCCGCCGTAAGGAAAATATCCTAGTTTATAAGAGCCTATCCTAATTGGTCCAGGCTCTTGAAGCTGGGAGTATGAGTGTTCTCAGGGGGAGTTTTTGAAAACTGATCAAAAGTATTTTTACGATATGCTGGAAAGGACGGCATCTAAATTTCCGAATAAGGAAAGTTTTTCCCGCAGAACCAAAGATGGAATTAAAGGAAGGACATTTTCAGAGATAAAGTCCTTAACAGATTCTTTAATTGCAGGTCTGATCGAAGAGGGAGTGCAAAAAGACGATAAGATCGTATATCTTTGCGACTCTAGTCAAAACTGGATCATAGCTGACATCGCGATCATATCTGCAGGAGCTGTTTCTGTCCCAAGAGGAACGGACGTAGTGGATGAAGATATATTATATATTGTTAATCATTCCGAAAGCAAATACGCAATTGTCCAAAAAGAAAAAGACAGACAAAGATTGATCAATCTAGGTCCTAAACTTCCGAGTCTGAAAAAAGTTTTTGTGATCGAGGATGATATAGGTGACCTGAAATCTGGAACCGATACTATTCAAAGCCTGATCGAAAAAGGAAAAGCAAATCTTTCTAAAGATCCTGGCATTATTCGCAAAAGACTCCAAGAAAAATCTCCAAACGAACTCGCCACTTTGATCTATACATCCGGGACCACTGGGGCTCCAAAGGGAGTGATGCTTACTCAAACTGGTTGGATATCAGCCGTAGAAAAAGTAATTGGGTTCGTTCAACTGACTTCTGCGGATTCCGGTGTAAGTCTTCTTCCTCCTTGGCACGCGTTCGAAAGAGCGATCGAATATTGTATCTTAGAATTAGGTGCCGGGTTTCTCGTTTCTAATATCAGCAACTTAAAAGAAGATTTGAAGGAATTCCAACCTACATTATTCCCTTCTGTTCCAAGGATCTGGGAATCATTATATAATGGAATTATGAATAAGGTTTCTAAAGAATCCGGTTTAAAGAGAGCAGTATTCAATTTCTGCTTGAAGATCGGAAACCTCTGGGCCGTTCAAAAAGGAGTTCTATTCGGTTACGATTTTAGGATAGAAAAGCCGAATTTTATCGTTTGGACCTTTTCTAAATTATCCTCTTTGGTCCTTCTCACTTTATTATCTCCTCTCAAGTTACTTGCACTTTTGGTTTTCAAACCGATTCACAATGCTCTGGGTGGAAAGCTGAGGGTTTCCGTTTCTGCGGGAAGTGCCCTTCCTTCTGTGGTGGATAAATTTTTATCTTCTATTGGGCTAATCGTTTTGGAAGGATATGGAATGACTGAAACTTCTGCGGTACTTTCCATTCGTAAACCTAAACAACCTTCTCCTGGAACTGTTGGAACTCCTATACAAGGATATGAATGTATTCTGAAAGATGAGCATGGTAAATTAGTTCCCCAAGGTGGAAAAGGAAGTCTTTGGGTGAAGTCCAAACAAGTTCTTATGGGATACTATAAACGTCCTGAGTTGAACGATGTTGTTTTTGATAAAAATGGATTCTTTGATACCGGGGATATCATGCGCTTCAATTATAGAGGAGAATTGGTATTTGCGGGGAGAGCCAAGGATACGATAGTGCTTGCCGGAGGAGAGAACGTGGAGCCTGTTCCCATCGAGGACCAACTTTTAAATTCTCCATACGTTAACCAAGTGATGGTTACCGGTCATGAGGCAAAACATTTGGTAGTTCTGATTGTTCCGGATTTCGAAAGATTGAAGGCAGAGTATCCGGATTTACCTGAGGATGCGAATGTTTGGAATTCTCATCCTAAAGTACGGGAAATCTTTAAGAAAGAAGTTTCAGAAAGAATATCCCGTAAAACAGGATTCAAAGCTTTCGAACTCGTCCCTCAAAATGCGTTCTATGTTATTCCAAGGCCGTTTGATCCGGACAAGGAAATGACTAGAACCTTAAAGATAAAAAGAAACGAAATATTAGAAAGTTTTAAAAAAGAAGTTTCCGATCTAACCAAAAATTAGGATCGAATTGGAGAAAAATTATGTTTTTAAATCCGTATTTAACATCGTCCGATCTGGAATTTTACGAAACCGTAAAGGACTTTGCGAAAGAAAGAGTATTACCTTCCGTAGAAGATCGAGATGAGCATGGTGAATGGGGAGACGATATTTGGAAGGAAATGGGTAATATGGGCTTACTAGGCATTCCTGTTCCGGAAGAATTCGGAGGCCAAGGCGGGACTTGCCTTCAATGTTGTATTGCTCAAGAAGCGTTTAACGCAGGTTCCCTAGACGGAGGATTTGGGCTTTCTTGGGGAGCCCATATGATCATAGGGACTCTTCCTATTCTTTTCCAAGGAACAGAAGCCCAGAAGAAAAAATACCTTCCTAAACTTGCTTCCGGAGAATGGATAGCGGGTCTTGCATTAACAGAACCTGATTCAGGTTCAGATGCAGCTGCAATGAATACATTCGCAACGAAGGTGGATGGAGGTTTTATTCTTAATGGAAGCAAACTATTCATCACCAATGGACCGAACGGACAAGTATTTATAGTGATGGCGAGAACAACGAAGTCCAGAGGACCAATGGGAGTTTCCGCATTCATAGTAGAATCCAATATGAAAGGATTTCATGTAAGTAAAGTCCTTAAGAAGTTAGGACATAACACCTCCATGACCGCCGAACTTTCTTTCCAAGATATGTTTGTGCCTGACGAAAATCTTTTGGGCCCTTTAAATTCTGGTTTCGTTCGTATCGGAAAAGGAACTTTAGAATGGGAGAGAACAGTTTTAGTCGCAGCAGTTCCGGGTGGAATGGAATTCGGATTGGAGCTTTGTTTGGATTACGCTTGGAAGCGTCACCAATTTGGAAAACCGATCTTATCATTCTTCGGCGTGCAAGAGAAGATTGCACGTAATTGGGCTTATCTTTGTGCTTCCAGAAGATTGATCTATTTCGTAGCGAATAAAAAGGACCAAGATCCTACTGCGAGCCTTCCATTCGAAAGTTCTGCATTAAAAGTTTTTGTTACCGAAACTGCGGAAGAGTTAGCAAGCGATGCAGTACAGATCCACGGTGGAATGGGTTATATGAGAGAATGTCATGTAAGCCGCCAATATAGAGACGTAAGACTTGGCACAATCGGTGGGGGAACTACTGAAGTTCAAAAAAGTATTATATCTTCTACCTACAAAGGTTTCGAAAAGTTGATGGATGTACTACAGCAGTCACAGCCGGAAGAAACCAGAACTAAGGCGGAAAAAATCTTAGCTAACACTCCGGAAGAAAAAGTCCTTACTGCAGCAAAAGAACTTTTAAAAGCAGCAGGAGAACATTCCGACAGAAAGAAAAAACAAGCTCTGGAATTCGGATTTGCTGATCTTGCAGTATTCGTTACCACAGTTCAGTTAGGATTCTGGGATACTGCAAATTCTACCTCTGAATATAAATCGGAAGATAGACTTAGAGATCTTAAAATACTTACCTTCTATGCCGGATGTAGATTTTTCAAAAGTGTACATTTCTTGAAAGAACTGGATTCAGAAAAAACTAAAAACCTGATGAGGCTTTTCTCCGAACTTCCTTCTGTGGAAAAAGAAGTGGCTGATTGTGTAGAGTTCCTGAAAAACGGAGTCTTAGGCGCGCAACTCGCTTAATCCGCAAAATATATAAGGAAATCGGAATGTACGAAAGAGGAAAGACTTACGACGAAATACAAATAGGGGATAAAGGAAGTTTCACAAAAACGATTACTGAAACTGATATCTATCTGTTCGCAGGGATTAGTGGAGATTTTAATCCTCTTCATGTGGACGAAGAATATGCAAAGACCACAGCGTTTGGGACAAGGATCGCTCACGGTGGACTTGCTGCTTCTCTATTAGCTCCTGTGCTCGGGATGAAACTTCCCGGGTTAGGAACAGTCGCTTTAGAAACATTAACAAAATTCCGCAAACCTGTGTATCCTGGAGACACGATTACTTGTACAGTAACGGTGAAAGAAAAAATCCCAAGACTGAAAGCTGTCTCTATGAACATAGAGTGGACCAATCAAAAAAAAGAAATCATCGGCAAGGGAGAATGTAAAGTTCTGCCTCCTTCTGCCCAAGCTTAGAAATTTCAGGAGTTATACATGAGTTTTCCCGTTCTATTAGGAGTCGCTGACAGTACGACCAAAGATTTTTCGGAAGAAGAATACAAATCGTGGAGCGGGTCTCAAAAAGTTTTTCAACATTATCAAAAATCCATAACTACACTTTTGGATTTTCTTGGAATGAAAAATGAAACATTGGCTTCTGAGATCACCGACTTTGTAAGTATAGAAGCTGCCTCTTTGGGAAAAGGAGGTTACGGACATACAGTTCGTATCGCTAACGAGCTCGGATATACTGGAATGAAAGCTCATGTGATCGACTTGGGGGGTGCGAGTGTTACTGGAGCAATCGGACAAGCAAGAACCATCTTAGTAGATAATCCCGACGCAGTTGTGCTTGTGGCGGCAGCAGACATTCCTAAATCAGCATTTCGTCAAGTATCCGATCTGAAGATGGTAAACGAAACAGTATGTCATCCTGAATTTGAATTGGATAACGGTGCAACCCTTATCGCAATGTATGGACTCCTGATGAAAAGGATGATGTTTGAAGATGGGATCAGCTTGGATGATCTAAAAGAGATCACTCAAAAATTCAGATCCAATGCGATCGGAAATCCGAGAGCTTTCTATTATGGACAAGAGATCACGGAAAAACAAATGTCTCGTCCTATTTCCGATCCTTATCCTACTCCGATGATCGCTATAGTAACTGATCATGGATTTGCTACTATCTTAGTTTCCGAAAAAAAAGCGGAAGAATGGAAATCCAAGGGCCTGATACGAAAAGATCTGATACCTTTGCATCTAGTCGGAGCTTCTCACACAGCGCACAGTGAATATTTCATTTTGAAAGGTGGATTCGATTCTCCTTCCGGGAATTCCGCCGAAAAACTTTTTGCTCAATCGGGTTACCAAAGAGAAGAAGTGGACTACGCATGGATTTACGATTGTTTCCCCGGACAAGTTATCCAACAATCAGCTCAGTATTTTAAATTGGGCAAAAAAGACGTTGTTAAAGCCCTCAAAACTTCTTCATTAAAACTTTCTAATGGAAAGCAGATCCCAATCAACCAGATGGGTGGAATTCTTAATTATCAAGCTGCAATGTCAATCTCTGCTGCCACTGGGCTTGTGGATATCGCTGTTCAATATGGGTTATATGCACAGGCAGGCGATATAGGAAAAGTCCCAGCACATTCTCCGAAGTTATCACTTTTGGGAGGGAATGGTGGAATAGACAGTATCAATTCGATCGCGTTATTCTCATCGGAACGTCCTTCGAGCGATAGAAAATCCGGAACTCCTAAACTTTCTCCTCTTACTTTAAACAAACCGGGAGCGGATATCGGAGAAGAAGGTGTCGTTTGGTCTTCTACAACCGTTAACATGAATCCAGGCTTCTCTTGGAAGCCTCCTTATTCATTAGCTTTGATCAAGTTGGCAGAAAATCGTTTCGTTCTTGCTAACGTCCATGAGAAGGATGGGACGATCCGAAAGTCCGGGGATGAATTGCAATACGACAGAACTCGGGTAAAGATCGAAAAAGAAGGCCGAAGATGGAAGGCTATACTTTTATAAACCGATCGTTCGTCTTGCAAAACTAAATAGATTTTTTCTAATATTCTTCACAGAAATGTGAAAAAAAATTGATTAGAATTGTTTTAAGAAGAAATACTTTTGCTTTGTTTTTGGAAAAAAATTTCCGAACTTGAAGTACGCTATGATTCCATTCCGTCAGATTTTTTCTCGGAAAGCGAAAGCGGCTTCAGATACGAGTAACCCGAAAACAAGGCAGACAAAATTTCAGTCTAATAACTGAGGTTGCCTAACCCCGGCTGCACGGGATATCTGAAAAGAAAATGCGAGAACCGTTTCCGTGATTTGATCTTTGTGAAGGGGACGATATTCTTGTTTATTACTGCGGAGAACATTCGAACTGGAGAAGTTAGGACCTTTCTTGGAAAAGAAAGGATCTTAGTGCCAGATTCCAAACATACTGAGGTAACTCGTTCCCTTTTTGCACATTGGGAAACGGTAGAAGAGTGTTTGGACTTACGTAAATATTCCAAATTTTTCTATGTCTCTGAATCGGAAGGTAAATGGCAAAGGGGAGAAGAAGTTTTAATCTCCACCGAAAGACCTATTTCAGACAGACCTGGAAGTAAAAGTCTCTCTATGGATCATGTAGATAGTTATAGGGTACTCGGAATTTTTTTAGAAAAGGAATAAAATCCGAGTAGAATACGAATCGGGAGAAGGTAAGGTACGGACCCT from Leptospira hartskeerlii includes the following:
- a CDS encoding M23 family metallopeptidase, which gives rise to MEKMIKKRIDQVKEKGHQRLTVLLIPHGFDKSFHFQISIFTIFFLVGLLFAIVGIAVLGIVRYNNTRIQINALASVYGKYFDEYIEYSEKLGDIRDDFASLNENLQEVHSLVDGESDELLKLPDESDSEDLAATELKVEEAVDKDLMLGRSYLSEIYGYRSVKVSMEKNKALVDSVFNFLDSRYGIMNSLPFGEPLLSYNLTSYYGMRRSPTFGYMEFHDGVDMANVPGTDITATGDGRVYRAIYSNRGYGNHIVIAHANGYYSLYGHCTSLKVREGEYVHKGQRIATVGATGNVTGPHLHYEVWIGESNRTDPMDYMKVGFGQY
- a CDS encoding thiolase C-terminal domain-containing protein, with product MSFPVLLGVADSTTKDFSEEEYKSWSGSQKVFQHYQKSITTLLDFLGMKNETLASEITDFVSIEAASLGKGGYGHTVRIANELGYTGMKAHVIDLGGASVTGAIGQARTILVDNPDAVVLVAAADIPKSAFRQVSDLKMVNETVCHPEFELDNGATLIAMYGLLMKRMMFEDGISLDDLKEITQKFRSNAIGNPRAFYYGQEITEKQMSRPISDPYPTPMIAIVTDHGFATILVSEKKAEEWKSKGLIRKDLIPLHLVGASHTAHSEYFILKGGFDSPSGNSAEKLFAQSGYQREEVDYAWIYDCFPGQVIQQSAQYFKLGKKDVVKALKTSSLKLSNGKQIPINQMGGILNYQAAMSISAATGLVDIAVQYGLYAQAGDIGKVPAHSPKLSLLGGNGGIDSINSIALFSSERPSSDRKSGTPKLSPLTLNKPGADIGEEGVVWSSTTVNMNPGFSWKPPYSLALIKLAENRFVLANVHEKDGTIRKSGDELQYDRTRVKIEKEGRRWKAILL
- a CDS encoding acyl-CoA dehydrogenase family protein, translated to MFLNPYLTSSDLEFYETVKDFAKERVLPSVEDRDEHGEWGDDIWKEMGNMGLLGIPVPEEFGGQGGTCLQCCIAQEAFNAGSLDGGFGLSWGAHMIIGTLPILFQGTEAQKKKYLPKLASGEWIAGLALTEPDSGSDAAAMNTFATKVDGGFILNGSKLFITNGPNGQVFIVMARTTKSRGPMGVSAFIVESNMKGFHVSKVLKKLGHNTSMTAELSFQDMFVPDENLLGPLNSGFVRIGKGTLEWERTVLVAAVPGGMEFGLELCLDYAWKRHQFGKPILSFFGVQEKIARNWAYLCASRRLIYFVANKKDQDPTASLPFESSALKVFVTETAEELASDAVQIHGGMGYMRECHVSRQYRDVRLGTIGGGTTEVQKSIISSTYKGFEKLMDVLQQSQPEETRTKAEKILANTPEEKVLTAAKELLKAAGEHSDRKKKQALEFGFADLAVFVTTVQLGFWDTANSTSEYKSEDRLRDLKILTFYAGCRFFKSVHFLKELDSEKTKNLMRLFSELPSVEKEVADCVEFLKNGVLGAQLA
- a CDS encoding AMP-dependent synthetase/ligase, whose amino-acid sequence is MKTDQKYFYDMLERTASKFPNKESFSRRTKDGIKGRTFSEIKSLTDSLIAGLIEEGVQKDDKIVYLCDSSQNWIIADIAIISAGAVSVPRGTDVVDEDILYIVNHSESKYAIVQKEKDRQRLINLGPKLPSLKKVFVIEDDIGDLKSGTDTIQSLIEKGKANLSKDPGIIRKRLQEKSPNELATLIYTSGTTGAPKGVMLTQTGWISAVEKVIGFVQLTSADSGVSLLPPWHAFERAIEYCILELGAGFLVSNISNLKEDLKEFQPTLFPSVPRIWESLYNGIMNKVSKESGLKRAVFNFCLKIGNLWAVQKGVLFGYDFRIEKPNFIVWTFSKLSSLVLLTLLSPLKLLALLVFKPIHNALGGKLRVSVSAGSALPSVVDKFLSSIGLIVLEGYGMTETSAVLSIRKPKQPSPGTVGTPIQGYECILKDEHGKLVPQGGKGSLWVKSKQVLMGYYKRPELNDVVFDKNGFFDTGDIMRFNYRGELVFAGRAKDTIVLAGGENVEPVPIEDQLLNSPYVNQVMVTGHEAKHLVVLIVPDFERLKAEYPDLPEDANVWNSHPKVREIFKKEVSERISRKTGFKAFELVPQNAFYVIPRPFDPDKEMTRTLKIKRNEILESFKKEVSDLTKN
- a CDS encoding MaoC family dehydratase; translation: MYERGKTYDEIQIGDKGSFTKTITETDIYLFAGISGDFNPLHVDEEYAKTTAFGTRIAHGGLAASLLAPVLGMKLPGLGTVALETLTKFRKPVYPGDTITCTVTVKEKIPRLKAVSMNIEWTNQKKEIIGKGECKVLPPSAQA
- a CDS encoding cysteine-rich CWC family protein, coding for MIQRKCPQCSNILECGAEQGTCWCFDIQLDREVLKNIREMYDDCLCKNCLARFETNVVNQNN
- the ligA gene encoding NAD-dependent DNA ligase LigA — translated: MPKKAPAKKTSSKKAEPTEVSKKFSIDLPKDLKQAQKEMRLLEEQIRHHQYLYYVKNTHKISDYEFDQLFKRLQAFEETFPKLADPASPTLSVGSDLDKDFEKFTHKLPVLSLENTYNEEELMEWVRKTGPDELYSVEWKIDGASLMLYYENGILVNGVTRGTGGIGDDVTENIRTIRSIPLRLSEAVSIYLRGEVYMNFLDFDEFNEAAEGKYANPRNLSSGSLKQKNSSEVAKRPLRIFTYDAFFPGSKIKFKTHQEVMKKAEDLKFPLPPDTKLLKGTDIPAAIKDFKKKKEKVGFPTDGLVIKLNDLVKRESLGYTSHSPRWARAYKFDALMKESKIVGIDYAVGRTGKITPRAQIEPISLAGTTVTFATLHNQDYIDELGVGIGAIVRISKRGEIIPAVEEVVTPGKEVFKIPLRCPSCGTKTEKKQDSVDYFCPNPECPDRVKNGIIFYCSRKQMDIEGLGEKQVEFLYDQKYIKDIADLYSLKNYKEKLMEEEGYGEKSVSIILNGIEESKKKDFRFVLSSLGLREIGPKVAELLTENGYDTIDSIISAAKNPDTLENVLEIPGIGPSTIEAIQESFTDKRILSLIDRLKKAGLRMKADPIEKSDNQPFAGQRWCVSGSFENFQPRDKAMDLVVYYGGKKVGSISSKTTHLLAGPGAGSKLDKAQELGVQVVSEDEFLKILKQNGIKI
- a CDS encoding cytochrome P450, with the translated sequence MFSLHEPTSSRTKKNKPNLPPGVFGIRALPYVSKLAKDPIGFFQLMHSKFGNSARFGLRQITFHLITQPEDIKRVLQENNQNYHKGVFYKELGRILGKGLLNSEGEFWKKQRKLIQPSFHKQRISEFVEIMAQETQKTSESWKKVSSLDISKEMMRLTFAIVGRTLFRTEVESYAARIEHSLKIALELVTKRITRIFPFPFSWPTPENLKLKRALKDMHSVVDELIAERKKNPSNDLISMLLEVRDEETGETMSESQVRDEAITLLLAGHETTANALSWGFYLLSKHPEICEKVREEANRVLGDKTPTLEDVQKLTYTRKVLDEVLRLYPPAWVIERTAMGPDQVGGYDVETGTNISICIFNIHRNPDFWENPDKFDPDRFDEERSADRPKYAYLPFGGGPRICIGNIFALTEATLILAMLVKNYKFQTDPNHPVVMEPLVTLRPKYGILLNIVST